From a single Silene latifolia isolate original U9 population chromosome 6, ASM4854445v1, whole genome shotgun sequence genomic region:
- the LOC141586243 gene encoding uncharacterized protein At4g06598-like, which translates to MLGGPGCMANPTGLPNTQIAVGCPGPAPLPPKIPGSIRAENHTPPPRPSSTDVLSEEVPSWFEDLLNEPDSPANKPHRRSASEPFAYLAVTGNIMNGPGWTVQAPHWPTFVNGPTRKPNQAHGRDRLRKSATSSGQLSNGIKDSEENADAPATEGQNQGDGSENSSGGSDSSQMKLPCAPRPDAKRKQHNARRSRVRKLQYIAELENNAHALQMEGAEVSAQLEFLDQQNMILAMENRALKQRLESLSQEHFVKSLEQELLDRELARLQYLYHLQNVKQHQQRQRQKQAAAHRRGRSCDIDSQFAKLHLHPPQPVPTSNGFKEPQRNR; encoded by the exons ATGTTGGGTGGGCCTGGATGTATGGCAAACCCAACAGGGTTACCAAATACCCAAATCGCGGTGGGTTGTCCAGGGCCAGCACCACTGCCACCGAAAATCCCTGGCTCAATTCGGGCAGAGAACCATACCCCTCCGCCAAGGCCGAGTTCTACAGATGTGCTATCAGAAGAAGTACCTTCCTGGTTTGAGGATCTCCTGAATGAGCCTGATTCCCCTGCAAATAAGCCTCATCGGCGTTCAGCAAGTGAACCTTTTGCCTACTTAGCTGTAACCGGCAACATTATGAATGGGCCTGGTTGGACTGTTCAGGCTCCCCATTGGCCCACTTTTGTTAATGGGCCCACCAGGAAGCCAAATCAGGCCCACGGCCGGGACAGGTTGCGAAAATCAGCAACAAGTTCAGGGCAGTTATCCAATGGGATAAAGGATTCTGAGGAAAATGCTGATGCACCAGCAACTGAAGGACAAAACCAAGGTGATGGGTCTGAAAATTCGTCAGGAGGAAGCGATTCTTCTCAAATGAAGCTGCCTTGTGCACCCCGGCCTGATGCTAAACGGAAACA GCATAATGCTAGAAGGTCACGCGTCCGGAAACTTCAATATATTGCAGAACTGGAAAACAATGCTCATGCTTTACAG ATGGAAGGTGCTGAAGTTTCAGCTCAGTTGGAATTTCTTGATCAGCAGAATATGATACTCGCAATGGAGAATAGAGCCCTTAAACAACGTCTGGAGAGTTTGTCGCAAGAGCACTTCGTCAAGTCAC TTGAACAGGAACTGTTGGATAGAGAACTAGCCAGACTACAGTATTTGTACCATCTTCAGAATGTGAAGCAGCATCAGCAGCGGCAGAGACAGAAACAAGCTGCTGCTCATCGTCGTGGGCGCAGTTGTGATATTGATTCTCAGTTTGCTAAACTCCATTTACATCCTCCACAACCTGTTCCTACTAGCAATGGGTTTAAAGAGCCCCAAAG GAACCGGTGA